One window of Dehalobacterium formicoaceticum genomic DNA carries:
- a CDS encoding M23 family metallopeptidase: MRKATKNTWAVLILAAMMMVFVPMNALAENKTNEGDYRIAHSVAAGETLKSICRNYGWDIELVAAMNNLDPEASLSQEMVVYIPREPETNYMLQAGDTLWSIAQRNSINVDVLAKHNQLPDPTHLKAGDMIRIPDESQEIREPVRLADEKNLVKIASRSLSDFLMPVIGVISSPYGPRKSGSHHGTDIAAEAGTPILAIKSGEVTFAGWRPIYGYAVTIDHGDEVKSVYGHASKLFVKEGQKVKQGQIIAKVGSTGRSTGPHLHLEVHVGKKTVDPMRYFEKI; this comes from the coding sequence ATGCGTAAAGCCACAAAAAATACCTGGGCAGTACTGATTTTAGCTGCGATGATGATGGTATTTGTTCCTATGAATGCTCTGGCTGAAAACAAAACAAATGAAGGTGATTATCGAATCGCTCATTCCGTGGCAGCGGGTGAGACTTTGAAAAGTATTTGTCGAAACTACGGTTGGGATATAGAATTGGTAGCGGCGATGAACAACCTGGATCCGGAAGCATCTTTGAGTCAGGAAATGGTTGTTTATATACCCCGGGAACCGGAAACTAATTATATGCTCCAGGCAGGGGACACCTTATGGAGTATCGCCCAAAGAAACAGCATTAATGTGGATGTGCTGGCCAAGCACAATCAGTTACCGGATCCCACTCATTTAAAAGCCGGTGATATGATTCGTATCCCTGATGAAAGTCAGGAAATCCGAGAGCCTGTCCGGTTGGCCGACGAAAAAAATCTTGTTAAAATCGCCTCCCGTTCCTTAAGCGACTTCCTGATGCCGGTAATCGGGGTAATCAGTTCTCCTTATGGGCCGCGGAAAAGCGGCAGTCATCATGGCACAGATATTGCTGCCGAAGCGGGAACGCCGATTCTGGCAATCAAATCCGGCGAGGTAACCTTTGCGGGATGGCGGCCCATTTACGGTTATGCTGTCACCATCGATCACGGAGATGAGGTAAAAAGTGTTTATGGCCATGCTTCAAAACTCTTTGTTAAAGAGGGTCAAAAAGTCAAGCAGGGGCAAATCATCGCCAAGGTAGGTAGTACGGGAAGATCCACCGGTCCCCATTTACATTTGGAAGTTCATGTGGGAAAAAAGACGGTAGATCCGATGCGTTATTTCGAAAAA